The region GTTTTAACAAATAATTGCATGCGGTATGTCGATAGAGGTAATTATATTAGAACAGAGGAAGAATATCTTAGTATGTTTAATAATAATAAATACGAAACAAAGGTAATCAACAGGTACAGTCAGCTGGTATTTTATAATAAATTATTTTTTATAGCTAGTCCTATTTAATAAAAAATAAAAAATAAATAATAAATAATCTAATACAAGGTGGGATAGCACACTTAAAATACTAGCTATTTTGATGGCACTAGACTACATAACAGGATTAATGAAAGGTTCCAAAAATAGGAACCTAGGAAAGTGATATAGGTTTTAATGGACTAATGAAAAAAGATGCTATATTATTAGTAGTTATTCTAACACATCAAATAGATTTAACTCTAGTTGTAGAAAATCCTATTTTTAGAACTATGGCAGTTTTATTCTACACAGCAAATGAGGGTATAAGTGTAACTGAAAGCATAGCTTTATTAGGTGTGCCACTCCCTACTGGTATGTTAGATACACTAAAAAATTAAAGGATACTGAATTATGGTAGACTATGACTTTAGGTTGACAAATTACGTAATTATAGGCAAAACAGTTGCATAGTAGGTATTA is a window of Alkaliphilus flagellatus DNA encoding:
- a CDS encoding phage holin family protein, producing MGFNGLMKKDAILLVVILTHQIDLTLVVENPIFRTMAVLFYTANEGISVTESIALLGVPLPTGMLDTLKN